One segment of Pyricularia oryzae 70-15 chromosome 3, whole genome shotgun sequence DNA contains the following:
- a CDS encoding vacuolar protein sorting-associated protein, with protein MELSPTAGWEQVGDKYYRKVQLYTEVFDLDLDLDNYVVAGAPDGGAVALYLDENKLVEYRAGKARKPSIDIYSCAGKLIRSINWDKGSIRGLGWSEDEKLLVVTKDGTVRCYYGLQEDFTQFSLGHGAEEYGVHSCRFYETGMVALLTNNTLVTVSSYEEPRPKPLVSPPEGEVHSWTIIAPRYTLSRSVEVLLSIGQTIYVTDASECEDRYLDIGPFTHMAVSPNGKFAALYTPAGEVHVITCDFQTRLSEHDLKSKIPPKYLRWCGNDAVVIAWEDEIHLVGPGAAVATFFYNGRIHIVQDFDGVRVLTNETCDFLQKVPDVTEEVFRIGTESAASILLDAVEQLEMQSPKADDNIQLIRANLTEAVDTCVNAAGQEFNVHWQKQLLKAASFGKSVLDIYNSDDFVDMCETLRVLNAVRFYEVGLSLSFDQYQRLGPDRLIGRLLDRHDYLLALRIAGYLRLPTDRIYVHWACAKVRVSSDDDDTIARVVVDKLSGKPGISFEAIARAAYDEGRTRLATELLNHEPRAGRQVPLLLSMDEGEVALDKAVESGDTDLVLSVLHELRRKLPLASFFRTINRRPVATALVEAAAVREGDNALLKDLYYQDDRRLDGASVFLREAIQQPDARTAGDKMALAARLLSDNARESAFELRAIKEAATLLRMQEAFDRDLTDSFTGLSVNETMFKLIRLGYHGRAKKIQSEFKVPERVACWIRLRALVAKRDWNEIEEISKARKSPIGWEPYFNLVLQAGNPRLASVFIPKCTNLKDVTTIVMYEKCGMRIKAAEEAVRLKNRDEWARLIEAAGKNTTEGREIERVGAAAFKRGV; from the exons ATGGAGCTGAGCCCAACGGCAGGCTGGGAGCAGGTCGGCGATAAATACTACCGCAAAGTTCAGCTCTACACCGAAGTATTCGACCTCGACTTGGACCTCGACAATTATGTGGTGGCTGGGGCTCCCGACGGTGGTGCCGTAGCCCTCTACCTGGACGAGAACAAACTGGTCGAGTATAGGGCGGGTAAGGCCCGCAAGCCGAGCATCGACATTTACAGCTGCGCCGGCAAGCTCATCCGCAGCATCAACTGGGACAAGGGCTCCATCCGGGGTCTGGGCTGGTCCGAGGATGAGAAGCTGCTCGTGGTCACCAAGGACGGAACCGTACGCTGCTACTATGGTCTTCAGGAGGACTTTACCCAGTTCTCGCTCGGCCACGGCGCCGAGGAGTACGGCGTGCATTCCTGCAGGTTCTACGAGACTGGCATGGTGGCCTTGTTGACCAACAACACCCTCGTCACCGTATCGTCATACGAAGAGCCGAGACCGAAACCGCTGGTCTCGCCTCCAGAGGGCGAGGTGCACTCGTGGACCATTATAGCACCCAGATACACACTCTCCCGCTCGGTCGAGGTGCTACTCAGCATTGGCCAGACCATCTACGTAACCGATGCTTCCGAATGCGAGGACCGGTACCTTGACATTGGACCATTCACCCACATGGCAGTCTCGCCCAACGGCAAGTTCGCAGCCCTTTACACCCCTGCCGGCGAGGTCCACGTCATCACCTGTGACTTCCAGACCAGGCTGAGCGAGCATGATCTCAAATCCAAGATCCCACCCAAGTACCTCCGCTGGTGCGGTAACGATGCCGTCGTAATTGCCTGGGAGGATGAGATCCACCTGGTCGGTCCCGGTGCTGCCGTGGCGACCTTTTTCTACAACGGCCGCATCCACATTGTTCAGGATTTCGACGGTGTGCGTGTCCTGACCAACGAGACATGCGACTTTTTGCAAAAGGTCCCAGATGTTACCGAGGAGGTCTTCAGGATCGGCACCGAGTCTGCGGCCTCGATCCTGCTGGACGCCGTCGAGCAGCTCGAGATGCAGTCACCCAAAGCCGACGACAATATACAGCTGATCAGAGCAAACCTGACAGAGGCCGTCGACACGTGCGTCAACGCAGCCGGCCAGGAGTTCAACGTACACTGGCAAAAGCAACTCCTCAAGGCTGCATCATTTGGCAAGTCGGTCCTCGATATCTACAACAGCGACGACTTTGTCGACATGTGCGAAACCCTGCGCGTCCTAAACGCCGTTCGCTTCTATGAGGTCGGGCTTTCTCTGTCGTTTGATCAGTACCAGAGGCTAGGCCCCGATCGGCTGATAGGCCGCCTTCTTGACCGTCATGATTACCTCCTTGCACTGCGAATCGCAGGCTATCTTCGGCTTCCTACAGACCGCATCTACGTGCATTGGGCATGTGCCAAGGTCCGTGTAAGctccgacgacgatgacaccATCGCTAGGGTGGTAGTGGATAAGCTCTCTGGCAAGCCAGGCATCTCGTTCGAGGCCATCGCCCGCGCAGCCTATGACGAAGGCCGCACACGCCTCGCTACGGAGCTGCTCAACCACGAGCCCCGTGCGGGTCGGCAGGtaccgctgctgctgtccaTGGACGAGGGCGAGGTAGCGCTCGACAAGGCTGTCGAGAGTGGCGACACGGACCTGGTGCTGTCGGTGCTACACGAGCTCCGGCGCAAGCTCCCGCTGGCATCTTTCTTCCGGACCATCAACCGACGGCCCGTCGCGACGGCACTCGTCGAGGCCGCCGCGGTGCGCGAGGGCGACAACGCCCTGCTCAAGGACCTCTACTACCAGGACGACCGCCGCCTCGACGGCGCGAGCGTGTTCCTGCGCGAGGCTATCCAGCAGCCCGACGCCCGCACCGCCGGGGACAAGATGGCACTGGCCGCCCGCCTGCTGAGCGACAACGCCCGCGAGAGCGCGTTCGAGCTGCGCGCCATCAAGGAGGCCGCCACTCTCCTGCGCATGCAGGAGGCCTTTGACCGGGACCTGACCGACTCCTTCACGGGCCTGAGCGTCAATGAGACCATGTTCAAGCTCATCCGGCTCGGGTACCACGGCCGGGCGAAGAAGATCCAGAGCGAGTTCAAGGTCCCGGAGAGGGTCGCTTGCTGGATCAG ATTACGAGCTCTCGTCGCCAAGCGTGACTGGAACGAGATTGAAGAAATCTCAAAGGCTCGAAAGAGTCCCATCGGATGGGAG ccaTACTTCAACCTGGTCCTGCAAGCCGGCAACCCCCGCCTCGCCTCAGTCTTTATCCCCAAGTGCACCAACCTCAAGGACGTCACCACCATCGTCATGTACGAAAAGTGCGGCATGCGCAtcaaggcggccgaggaggccgtccGCCTCAAGAACAGGGACGAGTGGGCCAGGCTGATCGAGGCCGCGGGTAAGAACACGACCGAGGGGCGTGAGATTGAGCGCGTCGGTGCCGCGGCCTTTAAGAGAGGGGTTTGA